In a genomic window of Procambarus clarkii isolate CNS0578487 chromosome 10, FALCON_Pclarkii_2.0, whole genome shotgun sequence:
- the LOC123748408 gene encoding uncharacterized protein, whose translation MEIISRTSGEHQQNVRTSAERQENISRTSGEHQQNVRRTSAERQENISRTSGEHQQNVRKTSIESHKNICRITSGKVRSRALIPTTNGESNEPPTESPTNHQRRAQRTTNGETNEPPTESPTNHQWRAQRTTNGEPNEPPTESPTNHQRRVQRTTNGEPNEPPTESPTNLQRRAQRTSNGVQRTTNGESNEPPTESPTNHQRRVQRTTNGEPNEPPTESPTNHQRRAQRTSNGEPNKSPTESPTNHQRRAQRTSNGEPNEPPTESNEPPTEGPTNHQRRVQRTTKSTKCTNVLSPSSATLTTTEENGTLEKEDKCKHRQVKLAALIKHHFSGIFEWNSG comes from the exons ATGGAGATCATCAGCAGAACGTCAGGAGAACATCAGCAGAACGTCAGAACATCAGCAGAACGTCAGGAGAACATCAGCAGAACGTCAGGAGAACATCAGCAGAACGTCAGGAGAACATCAGCAGAACGTCAGGAGAACATCAGCAGAACGTCAGGAGAACATCAGCAGAACGTCAGGAAAACATCAATAGAAAGTCATAAGAACATCTGCAGAAT CACTTCTGGAAAGGTGCGAAGCAGAGCATTGATACCAACCACCAACGGAGAGTCCAACGAACCACCAACGGAGAGTCCAACGAACCACCAACGGAGAGCCCAACGAACCACCAACGGAGAGACCAACGAACCACCAACGGAGAGTCCAACGAACCACCAATGGAGAGCCCAACGAACCACCAACGGAGAGCCCAACGAACCACCAACGGAGAGTCCAACGAACCACCAACGGAGAGTCCAACGAACCACCAACGGAGAGCCTAACGAACCACCAACGGAGAGTCCAACGAACCTCCAACGGAGAGCCCAACGAACCTCCAACGGAGTCCAACGAACCACCAACGGAGAGTCCAACGAACCACCAACGGAGAGCCCAACGAACCACCAACGGAGAGTCCAACGAACCACCAACGGAGAGCCCAACGAACCACCAACGGAGAGCCCAACGAACCACCAACGGAGAGCCCAACGAACCTCCAACGGAGAGCCCAACAAATCACCAACGGAGAGTCCAACGAACCACCAACGGAGAGCCCAACGAACCTCCAACGGAGAGCCCAACGAACCTCCAACGGAGTCCAACGAACCACCAACGGAGGGCCCAACGAACCACCAACGGAGAGTCCAACGAACCACCAAGAG tacaaagtGTACTAATGTCTTGTCCCCATCTTCTGCTACGCTAACGACCACTGAAGAAAATGGGACGCTAGAGAAGGAGGACAAGTGTAAACACAGA CAAGTTAAGCTGGCGGCATTAATTAAGCATCACTTCAGCGGTATTTTTGAGTGGAACTCCGGGTga